A single window of Paroedura picta isolate Pp20150507F chromosome 8, Ppicta_v3.0, whole genome shotgun sequence DNA harbors:
- the GDF2 gene encoding growth/differentiation factor 2 isoform X2, producing MHFLDAWVFLNILFLHLAHGKPLVNQGRLLINENMHGDSGELGNVEGAVHFNFKAFLENLKADFLRSLNLSEVPSQEKSQEEPPQFMIDLYNRYTRDKSSSPISNIVRSFSPEDVSSLEMDPLQEYILLFNISIPGYEDVSRAELRLHVACQEEIVCLSRIQRKLAVYDVLEADHWKQSKGTKSFLASKNIQKCGWVMFDVSDTVKRWVRKEKMVSSRLDILVESHALNDPSCERWHLSILHDSSRLPLLIVFSNDRSNRLKENHVELQGMIAHEQESARKNLMNNNNMFQRHNTVANNGIHNLSTRSKRSVELSHCRRTSLRVNFKEIGWNWIIAPQDYEAFECKGGCFFPLTDNVTPTKHAIVQTLVHYKNPKKASKACCVPTKLDAISMLYNDDAGTPTLKYQYEGMKVAECGCR from the exons ATGCATTTTTTGGATGCCTGGGTTTTTCTGAATATCCTCTTCCTTCATCTAGCCCATGGCAAACCCTTGGTGAATCAGGGCAGGTTACTTATAAATGAAAACATGCACGGAGACTCTGGTGAACTTGGGAACGTGGAGGGAGCAGTTCATTTCAACTTCAAAGCTTTCCTGGAGAATTTGAAAGCTGATTTCCTGAGGAGCTTGAATTTGTCAGAAGTCCCTTCACAAGAGAAGTCCCAAGAGGAGCCACCTCAGTTCATGATCGACTTGTACAACAGATATACCAGGGACAAGTCTTCCAGCCCCATATCCAACATTGTGCGCAGCTTCAGCCCTGAAG ATGTTTCTTCACTGGAAATGGACCCACTTCAGGAATACATCCTGCTATTCAACATCTCCATCCCTGGGTATGAAGACGTCAGCAGAGCAGAGCTTAGACTCCATGTTGCCTGTCAGGAGGAAATAGTGTGTTTGTCTCGCATTCAAAGGAAACTGGCTGTTTATGATGTTCTTGAAGCAGATCACTGGAAGCAGTCAAAAGGGACAAAATCCTTCCTGGCCTCCAAAAATATCCAAAAATGTGGCTGGGTGATGTTTGATGTCTCGGACACTGTGAAAAGGTGGGTCAGGAAAGAAAAAATGGTCAGCAGTCGGCTGGACATTTTGGTGGAGAGTCATGCGTTGAATGACCCCTCCTGTGAGAGGTGGCATCTCAGCATCCTGCATGACTCCAGCCGCTTGCCCCTGCTGATAGTGTTCTCCAATGATCGGAGTAACAGACTCAAGGAGAACCATGTGGAGCTTCAGGGGATGATAGCGCATGAACAGGAGAGTGCACGCAAGAATttaatgaataacaacaacatgtTTCAGAGGCacaacacagtggccaacaacggAATCCATAATCTTTCCACCAGAAGCAAACGCAGTGTTGAATTGAGCCACTGCCGGAGAACCTCCCTCCGGGTGAATTTCAAAGAAATCGGCTGGAATTGGATCATTGCTCCCCAAGATTATGAGGCATTTGAGTGCAAGGGGGGGTGCTTCTTCCCTTTGACTGATAATGTCACCCCAACCAAACACGCCATCGTTCAGACCCTGGTGCACTACAAGAATCCCAAGAAGGCATCCAAAGCCTGCTGTGTCCCAACCAAACTGGATGCCATCTCCATGTTGTATAACGATGATGCTGGAACCCCCACTCTGAAGTATCAGTATGAAGGGATGAAAGTAGCCGAATGTGGCTGTCGGTAG
- the GDF2 gene encoding growth/differentiation factor 2 isoform X1, which yields MHFLDAWVFLNILFLHLAHGKPLVNQGRLLINENMHGDSGELGNVEGAVHFNFKAFLENLKADFLRSLNLSEVPSQEKSQEEPPQFMIDLYNRYTRDKSSSPISNIVRSFSPEGRTCLQCMDVSSLEMDPLQEYILLFNISIPGYEDVSRAELRLHVACQEEIVCLSRIQRKLAVYDVLEADHWKQSKGTKSFLASKNIQKCGWVMFDVSDTVKRWVRKEKMVSSRLDILVESHALNDPSCERWHLSILHDSSRLPLLIVFSNDRSNRLKENHVELQGMIAHEQESARKNLMNNNNMFQRHNTVANNGIHNLSTRSKRSVELSHCRRTSLRVNFKEIGWNWIIAPQDYEAFECKGGCFFPLTDNVTPTKHAIVQTLVHYKNPKKASKACCVPTKLDAISMLYNDDAGTPTLKYQYEGMKVAECGCR from the exons ATGCATTTTTTGGATGCCTGGGTTTTTCTGAATATCCTCTTCCTTCATCTAGCCCATGGCAAACCCTTGGTGAATCAGGGCAGGTTACTTATAAATGAAAACATGCACGGAGACTCTGGTGAACTTGGGAACGTGGAGGGAGCAGTTCATTTCAACTTCAAAGCTTTCCTGGAGAATTTGAAAGCTGATTTCCTGAGGAGCTTGAATTTGTCAGAAGTCCCTTCACAAGAGAAGTCCCAAGAGGAGCCACCTCAGTTCATGATCGACTTGTACAACAGATATACCAGGGACAAGTCTTCCAGCCCCATATCCAACATTGTGCGCAGCTTCAGCCCTGAAGGTAGGACGTGTCTCCAATGCATGG ATGTTTCTTCACTGGAAATGGACCCACTTCAGGAATACATCCTGCTATTCAACATCTCCATCCCTGGGTATGAAGACGTCAGCAGAGCAGAGCTTAGACTCCATGTTGCCTGTCAGGAGGAAATAGTGTGTTTGTCTCGCATTCAAAGGAAACTGGCTGTTTATGATGTTCTTGAAGCAGATCACTGGAAGCAGTCAAAAGGGACAAAATCCTTCCTGGCCTCCAAAAATATCCAAAAATGTGGCTGGGTGATGTTTGATGTCTCGGACACTGTGAAAAGGTGGGTCAGGAAAGAAAAAATGGTCAGCAGTCGGCTGGACATTTTGGTGGAGAGTCATGCGTTGAATGACCCCTCCTGTGAGAGGTGGCATCTCAGCATCCTGCATGACTCCAGCCGCTTGCCCCTGCTGATAGTGTTCTCCAATGATCGGAGTAACAGACTCAAGGAGAACCATGTGGAGCTTCAGGGGATGATAGCGCATGAACAGGAGAGTGCACGCAAGAATttaatgaataacaacaacatgtTTCAGAGGCacaacacagtggccaacaacggAATCCATAATCTTTCCACCAGAAGCAAACGCAGTGTTGAATTGAGCCACTGCCGGAGAACCTCCCTCCGGGTGAATTTCAAAGAAATCGGCTGGAATTGGATCATTGCTCCCCAAGATTATGAGGCATTTGAGTGCAAGGGGGGGTGCTTCTTCCCTTTGACTGATAATGTCACCCCAACCAAACACGCCATCGTTCAGACCCTGGTGCACTACAAGAATCCCAAGAAGGCATCCAAAGCCTGCTGTGTCCCAACCAAACTGGATGCCATCTCCATGTTGTATAACGATGATGCTGGAACCCCCACTCTGAAGTATCAGTATGAAGGGATGAAAGTAGCCGAATGTGGCTGTCGGTAG